One genomic segment of Acanthochromis polyacanthus isolate Apoly-LR-REF ecotype Palm Island chromosome 9, KAUST_Apoly_ChrSc, whole genome shotgun sequence includes these proteins:
- the epb41l3b gene encoding band 4.1-like protein 3b isoform X13, protein MTTESGADSEAKQLQENKETQKGKGKAASQPSQAAAEPTSPQNQPEQLPAAAGHSTPARKEQEQAEEDLVSHRSSTSRLSRSPLRGVKKVKIMQCKITLLDGSDYTLNVEKRVKGHVLFDKVCDHLNLLEKDYFGITYRDMENQKNWLDPSKELKKQIRTGPWNFAFNVKFYPPDPSQLTEDITRYYLCLQLRDDVVSGRLPCSFATHTVLGSYTVQSELGDYDPEELGSDYISELRFAPNQTKELEEKVMELHKTYKGMTPAEAEMHFLENAKKLSMYGVDLHHAKLVGSLYESLAPAEGEDSEGVEIMLGVCASGLLIYRDRLRINRFAWPKILKISYKRNNFYIKIRPGEFEQFESTIGFKLPNHRAAKRLWKVCVEHHTFFRLVSPEAPPKKFLSLGSKFRYSGRTQAQTRRASSQIIRPAPFFERSSSKRYNMSRSLDGAPIMENHETLMKDNAVAKVITKGDIITAVTTEKKVEEDKSEQEDTHKDAAETPEAVATTPLRQDTKCSPHVYTADPLPSELSLPSSPVSSTKIRRRRRENARKRASSVSPAKSSTGCRRRQAHADRKAALLEEQALLLSARKQRLEQGKSRGGTLFSFSLHLPDLSSILDEDGYITFPDLSEMRFLPECAQNFLPIKSPSLIPCFLFIFFFLLSTSFSVPYALTLSFPLALCLCYLEPKAASLTASIAQGYHDHDSSEEEETDSEQTDFAFDGEMTATESEADEDSEMQTQYSFIRRVKGENVFIKHSNLMLEDTEPSAEVVKHQTNISELKRSFLETGGSTPGLTEWEKRLSSSPVHSPRAHEAPMIEPLEPQDTNDEQPTGDEAKEEVNAKATESTLGWVSSSQKASPDQQEKAVVAVETEAESAKLTAPTSPDVVEVATKDMPVVHTETKTITYEAAEVDTNGDADPGVLLSAQTITSETTSTTTTTHITKTVKGGISETRIEKRIVITGDADIDHDEALAQAIKEAKEQHPDMSVTKVVVHKETEITPEEGED, encoded by the exons ATGACAACTGAGTCAGGCGCAGACTCTGAGGCCAAGCAGCTGCAGGAGAACAAGGAGACACAGAAGGGGAAAGGCAAAGCAGCATCCCAGCCCAGCCAGGCAGCAGCCGAACCCACCTCTCCACAGAACCAGCCGGAGCAGCTTCCAGCCGCAGCCGGACACAGCACCCCAGCCAGGAAAGAGCAG GAACAGGCAGAAGAGGATCTGGTATCCCACAGGTCGTCCACCAGTCGTCTGTCCAGGTCTCCTTTGAGAGGAGTCAAGAAAGTGAAGATCATGCAGTGTAAAATCACCCTGCTGGACGGTTCTGACTACACGCTCAATGTAGAG AAACGAGTCAAAGGCCATGTGCTCTTTGATAAAGTGTGTGATCACCTCAACCTACTGGAGAAAGACTATTTTGGCATAACATACAGAGATATGGAAAATCAGAAG AATTGGCTGGATCCTTCCAAGGAGCTAAAGAAGCAGATCAGGA CTGGTCCCTGGAACTTTGCTTTCAACGTGAAGTTTTACCCACCAGACCCCTCCCAGCTGACCGAGGACATCACAAG GTACTACTTGTGCTTGCAGCTAAGGGATGATGTAGTTTCGGGTCGCCTTCCCTGCTCCTTTGCCACCCACACGGTGCTGGGCTCCTACACAGTGCAGTCTGAACTAGGAGACTATGACCCTGAGGAGCTGGGCAGCGACTACATCAGCGAGCTGCGCTTTGCACCCAACCAAACcaaagagctggaggagaaggtcATGGAACTTCACAAGACCTACAA GGGGATGACACCAGCTGAAGCAGAGATGCACTTCCTGGAAAATGCTAAGAAGCTGTCTATGTATGGTGTGGACCTCCACCATGCTAAG TTGGTAGGGAGTCTCTATGAAAGCTTGGCTCCAGCTGAGGGAGAG GACTCTGAAGGTGTGGAGATCATGCTGGGAGTTTGTGCAAGTGGCCTCCTCATCTACAGAGACAGGTTGCGGATCAACAGATTTGCCTGGCCCAAAATCCTCAAGATATCCTACAAGAGGAATAACTTTTACATCAAAATCAGGCCTGGCGAG TTTGAGCAGTTTGAAAGCACAATTGGTTTCAAACTTCCCAATCACCGTGCTGCCAAAAGGCTTTGGAAGGTCTGCGTGGAACACCACACCTTCTTCAG ACTTGTATCCCCTGAGGCGCCCCCAAAGAAGTTCCTGAGCCTCGGCTCCAAGTTTCGCTACAGTGGCAGAACACAGGCTCAGACCCGTAGGGCCAGCTCTCAGATCATCAGACCTGCTCCATTCTTCGAACGCTCCTCTAGCAAACGCTACAACATGTCCCGCAGCCTAGATGGAG CTCCCATTATGGAAAACCATGAGACTCTGATGAAGGACAATGCCGTGGCCAAAGTAATCACCAAGGGAGACATTATTACCGCAGTAACAACAGAGAAGAAGGTCGAGGAAGACAAGTCAGAGCAAGAGGACACTCACAAAGATGCAGCAGAGACACCAGAAGCCGTGGCCACAACACCACTCAGACAAGACACAAAG TGCTCCCCTCATGTATACACAGCCGACCCCCTTCCTTCAGAGCTCTCACTCCCCTCATCCCCTGTTTCATCAACTAAAATACGGCGGAGGCGCAGGGAGAACGCTCGTAAGCGGGCCTCATCAGTCAGTCCAGCCAAAAGCAGCACTGGGTGCCGCCGCCGGCAAGCTCATGCTGACCGCAAAGCCGCCCTGCTGGAGGAGCAGGCGCTGCTGCTCTCAGCCCGCAAGCAGAGACTGGAGCAGGGCAAGAGTCGTGGTGGCAcactcttctccttctccttgcACCTGCCCGACCTGTCCTCCATCCTGGATGAGGATGGCTATATCACCTTCCCCGATCTGTCAGAGATGCGTTTCCTCCCTGAGTGCGCGCAGAACTTCCTCCCTATTAAGTCACCGTCACTCATCCCCtgcttcctcttcatcttcttctttctgctctccaCCTCTTTTTCTGTCCCCTATGCCCTCACTCTCTCCTTCCCACTGGCGCTGTGCCTCTGCTACCTGGAGCCCAAGGCAGCCTCCCTGACCGCTTCCATAGCCCAGGGCTACCATGACCATGACAGttcagaggaagaagag ACTGACAGCGAACAAACTGACTTTGCCTTTGATGGAGAGATGACTGCCACAGAG TCGGAAGCTGATGAGGACTCTGAAATGCAGACTCAG TATAGTTTCATAAGACGAGTTAAAGGGGAAAACGTTTTTATCAAGCATAGTAATCTGATGCTAGAG GATACGGAGCCTTCAGCAGAGGTTGTCAAGCACCAGACCAACATCAGCGAGCTGAAGCGCTCCTTCCTGGAGACTGGCGGCAGCACACCAGGTCTGACCGAGTGGGAGAAGAGACTTTCCTCGTCCCCTGTGCACTCACCCAGAGCACATGAAGCACCAATGATAGAGCCGTTGGAGCCACAGGAT aCTAACGATGAGCAACCAACTGGAGatgaggcaaaagaggaagtgaATGCTAAGGCCACTGAG TCTACGTTGGGATGggtttcctcatctcaaaag GCATCACCTGATCAGCAGGAGAAGGCAGTGGTTGCCGTGGAGACAGAAGCAGAATCAGCCAAATTGACAGCACCAACG AGTCCTGACGTTGTGGAGGTGGCTACCAAAGACATGCCTGTGgtccacacagagacaaagacTATCACCTATGAAGCTGCAGAG
- the epb41l3b gene encoding band 4.1-like protein 3b isoform X15 produces the protein MTTESGADSEAKQLQENKETQKGKGKAASQPSQAAAEPTSPQNQPEQLPAAAGHSTPARKEQEQAEEDLVSHRSSTSRLSRSPLRGVKKVKIMQCKITLLDGSDYTLNVEKRVKGHVLFDKVCDHLNLLEKDYFGITYRDMENQKNWLDPSKELKKQIRTGPWNFAFNVKFYPPDPSQLTEDITRYYLCLQLRDDVVSGRLPCSFATHTVLGSYTVQSELGDYDPEELGSDYISELRFAPNQTKELEEKVMELHKTYKGMTPAEAEMHFLENAKKLSMYGVDLHHAKLVGSLYESLAPAEGEDSEGVEIMLGVCASGLLIYRDRLRINRFAWPKILKISYKRNNFYIKIRPGEFEQFESTIGFKLPNHRAAKRLWKVCVEHHTFFRLVSPEAPPKKFLSLGSKFRYSGRTQAQTRRASSQIIRPAPFFERSSSKRYNMSRSLDGAPIMENHETLMKDNAVAKVITKGDIITAVTTEKKVEEDKSEQEDTHKDAAETPEAVATTPLRQDTKCSPHVYTADPLPSELSLPSSPVSSTKIRRRRRENARKRASSVSPAKSSTGCRRRQAHADRKAALLEEQALLLSARKQRLEQGKSRGGTLFSFSLHLPDLSSILDEDGYITFPDLSEMRFLPECAQNFLPIKSPSLIPCFLFIFFFLLSTSFSVPYALTLSFPLALCLCYLEPKAASLTASIAQGYHDHDSSEEEETDSEQTDFAFDGEMTATESEADEDSEMQTQYSFIRRVKGENVFIKHSNLMLEDTEPSAEVVKHQTNISELKRSFLETGGSTPGLTEWEKRLSSSPVHSPRAHEAPMIEPLEPQDTNDEQPTGDEAKEEVNAKATEASPDQQEKAVVAVETEAESAKLTAPTSPDVVEVATKDMPVVHTETKTITYEAAEVDTNGDADPGVLLSAQTITSETTSTTTTTHITKTVKGGISETRIEKRIVITGDADIDHDEALAQAIKEAKEQHPDMSVTKVVVHKETEITPEEGED, from the exons ATGACAACTGAGTCAGGCGCAGACTCTGAGGCCAAGCAGCTGCAGGAGAACAAGGAGACACAGAAGGGGAAAGGCAAAGCAGCATCCCAGCCCAGCCAGGCAGCAGCCGAACCCACCTCTCCACAGAACCAGCCGGAGCAGCTTCCAGCCGCAGCCGGACACAGCACCCCAGCCAGGAAAGAGCAG GAACAGGCAGAAGAGGATCTGGTATCCCACAGGTCGTCCACCAGTCGTCTGTCCAGGTCTCCTTTGAGAGGAGTCAAGAAAGTGAAGATCATGCAGTGTAAAATCACCCTGCTGGACGGTTCTGACTACACGCTCAATGTAGAG AAACGAGTCAAAGGCCATGTGCTCTTTGATAAAGTGTGTGATCACCTCAACCTACTGGAGAAAGACTATTTTGGCATAACATACAGAGATATGGAAAATCAGAAG AATTGGCTGGATCCTTCCAAGGAGCTAAAGAAGCAGATCAGGA CTGGTCCCTGGAACTTTGCTTTCAACGTGAAGTTTTACCCACCAGACCCCTCCCAGCTGACCGAGGACATCACAAG GTACTACTTGTGCTTGCAGCTAAGGGATGATGTAGTTTCGGGTCGCCTTCCCTGCTCCTTTGCCACCCACACGGTGCTGGGCTCCTACACAGTGCAGTCTGAACTAGGAGACTATGACCCTGAGGAGCTGGGCAGCGACTACATCAGCGAGCTGCGCTTTGCACCCAACCAAACcaaagagctggaggagaaggtcATGGAACTTCACAAGACCTACAA GGGGATGACACCAGCTGAAGCAGAGATGCACTTCCTGGAAAATGCTAAGAAGCTGTCTATGTATGGTGTGGACCTCCACCATGCTAAG TTGGTAGGGAGTCTCTATGAAAGCTTGGCTCCAGCTGAGGGAGAG GACTCTGAAGGTGTGGAGATCATGCTGGGAGTTTGTGCAAGTGGCCTCCTCATCTACAGAGACAGGTTGCGGATCAACAGATTTGCCTGGCCCAAAATCCTCAAGATATCCTACAAGAGGAATAACTTTTACATCAAAATCAGGCCTGGCGAG TTTGAGCAGTTTGAAAGCACAATTGGTTTCAAACTTCCCAATCACCGTGCTGCCAAAAGGCTTTGGAAGGTCTGCGTGGAACACCACACCTTCTTCAG ACTTGTATCCCCTGAGGCGCCCCCAAAGAAGTTCCTGAGCCTCGGCTCCAAGTTTCGCTACAGTGGCAGAACACAGGCTCAGACCCGTAGGGCCAGCTCTCAGATCATCAGACCTGCTCCATTCTTCGAACGCTCCTCTAGCAAACGCTACAACATGTCCCGCAGCCTAGATGGAG CTCCCATTATGGAAAACCATGAGACTCTGATGAAGGACAATGCCGTGGCCAAAGTAATCACCAAGGGAGACATTATTACCGCAGTAACAACAGAGAAGAAGGTCGAGGAAGACAAGTCAGAGCAAGAGGACACTCACAAAGATGCAGCAGAGACACCAGAAGCCGTGGCCACAACACCACTCAGACAAGACACAAAG TGCTCCCCTCATGTATACACAGCCGACCCCCTTCCTTCAGAGCTCTCACTCCCCTCATCCCCTGTTTCATCAACTAAAATACGGCGGAGGCGCAGGGAGAACGCTCGTAAGCGGGCCTCATCAGTCAGTCCAGCCAAAAGCAGCACTGGGTGCCGCCGCCGGCAAGCTCATGCTGACCGCAAAGCCGCCCTGCTGGAGGAGCAGGCGCTGCTGCTCTCAGCCCGCAAGCAGAGACTGGAGCAGGGCAAGAGTCGTGGTGGCAcactcttctccttctccttgcACCTGCCCGACCTGTCCTCCATCCTGGATGAGGATGGCTATATCACCTTCCCCGATCTGTCAGAGATGCGTTTCCTCCCTGAGTGCGCGCAGAACTTCCTCCCTATTAAGTCACCGTCACTCATCCCCtgcttcctcttcatcttcttctttctgctctccaCCTCTTTTTCTGTCCCCTATGCCCTCACTCTCTCCTTCCCACTGGCGCTGTGCCTCTGCTACCTGGAGCCCAAGGCAGCCTCCCTGACCGCTTCCATAGCCCAGGGCTACCATGACCATGACAGttcagaggaagaagag ACTGACAGCGAACAAACTGACTTTGCCTTTGATGGAGAGATGACTGCCACAGAG TCGGAAGCTGATGAGGACTCTGAAATGCAGACTCAG TATAGTTTCATAAGACGAGTTAAAGGGGAAAACGTTTTTATCAAGCATAGTAATCTGATGCTAGAG GATACGGAGCCTTCAGCAGAGGTTGTCAAGCACCAGACCAACATCAGCGAGCTGAAGCGCTCCTTCCTGGAGACTGGCGGCAGCACACCAGGTCTGACCGAGTGGGAGAAGAGACTTTCCTCGTCCCCTGTGCACTCACCCAGAGCACATGAAGCACCAATGATAGAGCCGTTGGAGCCACAGGAT aCTAACGATGAGCAACCAACTGGAGatgaggcaaaagaggaagtgaATGCTAAGGCCACTGAG GCATCACCTGATCAGCAGGAGAAGGCAGTGGTTGCCGTGGAGACAGAAGCAGAATCAGCCAAATTGACAGCACCAACG AGTCCTGACGTTGTGGAGGTGGCTACCAAAGACATGCCTGTGgtccacacagagacaaagacTATCACCTATGAAGCTGCAGAG
- the epb41l3b gene encoding band 4.1-like protein 3b isoform X7, translated as MTTESGADSEAKQLQENKETQKGKGKAASQPSQAAAEPTSPQNQPEQLPAAAGHSTPARKEQEQAEEDLVSHRSSTSRLSRSPLRGVKKVKIMQCKITLLDGSDYTLNVEKRVKGHVLFDKVCDHLNLLEKDYFGITYRDMENQKNWLDPSKELKKQIRTGPWNFAFNVKFYPPDPSQLTEDITRYYLCLQLRDDVVSGRLPCSFATHTVLGSYTVQSELGDYDPEELGSDYISELRFAPNQTKELEEKVMELHKTYKGMTPAEAEMHFLENAKKLSMYGVDLHHAKDSEGVEIMLGVCASGLLIYRDRLRINRFAWPKILKISYKRNNFYIKIRPGEFEQFESTIGFKLPNHRAAKRLWKVCVEHHTFFRLVSPEAPPKKFLSLGSKFRYSGRTQAQTRRASSQIIRPAPFFERSSSKRYNMSRSLDGAPIMENHETLMKDNAVAKVITKGDIITAVTTEKKVEEDKSEQEDTHKDAAETPEAVATTPLRQDTKCSPHVYTADPLPSELSLPSSPVSSTKIRRRRRENARKRASSVSPAKSSTGCRRRQAHADRKAALLEEQALLLSARKQRLEQGKSRGGTLFSFSLHLPDLSSILDEDGYITFPDLSEMRFLPECAQNFLPIKSPSLIPCFLFIFFFLLSTSFSVPYALTLSFPLALCLCYLEPKAASLTASIAQGYHDHDSSEEEETDSEQTDFAFDGEMTATESEADEDSEMQTQDTEPSAEVVKHQTNISELKRSFLETGGSTPGLTEWEKRLSSSPVHSPRAHEAPMIEPLEPQDTNDEQPTGDEAKEEVNAKATEAAGYLVKYVVDSIITDGATSSGPHGISLSTTMDDDVFMDGTLKEVEEKTPDSQDEVSERSVVKVSPGAVRQEVSQAISDKKGTLIILKDAEDKEDTEGKETSTLDEKEKSVVPREYETDKNDTLPASIGKEMFKADTSVVAEAQTTEVKMLSPKVEIKTDDMIPLKGIDSPKKAMASWISEEVKTEASEVISVSAKEMKTSDGLQENAEIFTFEDVRSEQSESNLVQITVSESSTASLAVSTLGWVSSSQKASPDQQEKAVVAVETEAESAKLTAPTSPDVVEVATKDMPVVHTETKTITYEAAEVDTNGDADPGVLLSAQTITSETTSTTTTTHITKTVKGGISETRIEKRIVITGDADIDHDEALAQAIKEAKEQHPDMSVTKVVVHKETEITPEEGED; from the exons ATGACAACTGAGTCAGGCGCAGACTCTGAGGCCAAGCAGCTGCAGGAGAACAAGGAGACACAGAAGGGGAAAGGCAAAGCAGCATCCCAGCCCAGCCAGGCAGCAGCCGAACCCACCTCTCCACAGAACCAGCCGGAGCAGCTTCCAGCCGCAGCCGGACACAGCACCCCAGCCAGGAAAGAGCAG GAACAGGCAGAAGAGGATCTGGTATCCCACAGGTCGTCCACCAGTCGTCTGTCCAGGTCTCCTTTGAGAGGAGTCAAGAAAGTGAAGATCATGCAGTGTAAAATCACCCTGCTGGACGGTTCTGACTACACGCTCAATGTAGAG AAACGAGTCAAAGGCCATGTGCTCTTTGATAAAGTGTGTGATCACCTCAACCTACTGGAGAAAGACTATTTTGGCATAACATACAGAGATATGGAAAATCAGAAG AATTGGCTGGATCCTTCCAAGGAGCTAAAGAAGCAGATCAGGA CTGGTCCCTGGAACTTTGCTTTCAACGTGAAGTTTTACCCACCAGACCCCTCCCAGCTGACCGAGGACATCACAAG GTACTACTTGTGCTTGCAGCTAAGGGATGATGTAGTTTCGGGTCGCCTTCCCTGCTCCTTTGCCACCCACACGGTGCTGGGCTCCTACACAGTGCAGTCTGAACTAGGAGACTATGACCCTGAGGAGCTGGGCAGCGACTACATCAGCGAGCTGCGCTTTGCACCCAACCAAACcaaagagctggaggagaaggtcATGGAACTTCACAAGACCTACAA GGGGATGACACCAGCTGAAGCAGAGATGCACTTCCTGGAAAATGCTAAGAAGCTGTCTATGTATGGTGTGGACCTCCACCATGCTAAG GACTCTGAAGGTGTGGAGATCATGCTGGGAGTTTGTGCAAGTGGCCTCCTCATCTACAGAGACAGGTTGCGGATCAACAGATTTGCCTGGCCCAAAATCCTCAAGATATCCTACAAGAGGAATAACTTTTACATCAAAATCAGGCCTGGCGAG TTTGAGCAGTTTGAAAGCACAATTGGTTTCAAACTTCCCAATCACCGTGCTGCCAAAAGGCTTTGGAAGGTCTGCGTGGAACACCACACCTTCTTCAG ACTTGTATCCCCTGAGGCGCCCCCAAAGAAGTTCCTGAGCCTCGGCTCCAAGTTTCGCTACAGTGGCAGAACACAGGCTCAGACCCGTAGGGCCAGCTCTCAGATCATCAGACCTGCTCCATTCTTCGAACGCTCCTCTAGCAAACGCTACAACATGTCCCGCAGCCTAGATGGAG CTCCCATTATGGAAAACCATGAGACTCTGATGAAGGACAATGCCGTGGCCAAAGTAATCACCAAGGGAGACATTATTACCGCAGTAACAACAGAGAAGAAGGTCGAGGAAGACAAGTCAGAGCAAGAGGACACTCACAAAGATGCAGCAGAGACACCAGAAGCCGTGGCCACAACACCACTCAGACAAGACACAAAG TGCTCCCCTCATGTATACACAGCCGACCCCCTTCCTTCAGAGCTCTCACTCCCCTCATCCCCTGTTTCATCAACTAAAATACGGCGGAGGCGCAGGGAGAACGCTCGTAAGCGGGCCTCATCAGTCAGTCCAGCCAAAAGCAGCACTGGGTGCCGCCGCCGGCAAGCTCATGCTGACCGCAAAGCCGCCCTGCTGGAGGAGCAGGCGCTGCTGCTCTCAGCCCGCAAGCAGAGACTGGAGCAGGGCAAGAGTCGTGGTGGCAcactcttctccttctccttgcACCTGCCCGACCTGTCCTCCATCCTGGATGAGGATGGCTATATCACCTTCCCCGATCTGTCAGAGATGCGTTTCCTCCCTGAGTGCGCGCAGAACTTCCTCCCTATTAAGTCACCGTCACTCATCCCCtgcttcctcttcatcttcttctttctgctctccaCCTCTTTTTCTGTCCCCTATGCCCTCACTCTCTCCTTCCCACTGGCGCTGTGCCTCTGCTACCTGGAGCCCAAGGCAGCCTCCCTGACCGCTTCCATAGCCCAGGGCTACCATGACCATGACAGttcagaggaagaagag ACTGACAGCGAACAAACTGACTTTGCCTTTGATGGAGAGATGACTGCCACAGAG TCGGAAGCTGATGAGGACTCTGAAATGCAGACTCAG GATACGGAGCCTTCAGCAGAGGTTGTCAAGCACCAGACCAACATCAGCGAGCTGAAGCGCTCCTTCCTGGAGACTGGCGGCAGCACACCAGGTCTGACCGAGTGGGAGAAGAGACTTTCCTCGTCCCCTGTGCACTCACCCAGAGCACATGAAGCACCAATGATAGAGCCGTTGGAGCCACAGGAT aCTAACGATGAGCAACCAACTGGAGatgaggcaaaagaggaagtgaATGCTAAGGCCACTGAG GCAGCAGGATATCTGGTGAAATACGTGGTGGATAGTATCATAACAGATGGGGCCACCTCCTCGGGGCCTCATGGGATTAGTTTATCAACCACTATGGACGACGACGTCTTCATGGATGGGACTCTGAAGGAGGTGGAAGAGAAAACACCCGACTCCCAGGACGAGGTGTCAGAGAGGTCGGTGGTGAAAGTCAGTCCTGGAGCTGTGAGGCAGGAAGTGTCCCAGGCCATCAGTGATAAGAAAGGGACGCTTATTATTTTGAAGGATGCGGAGGACAAAGAGGACACTGAGGGCAAAGAGACGAGTACTTTAGATGAAAAAGAGAAATCTGTTGTTCCGAGAGAGTATGAAACTGACAAGAATGACACGCTGCCTGCATCGATAGggaaagaaatgttcaaagcaGACACGTCTGTTGTTGCAGAAGCCCAAACTACAGAAGTCAAGATGCTCAGTCCAAAGGTGGAGATAAAAACTGATGACATGATTCCGCTTAAAGGTATTGACTCACCTAAAAAGGCCATGGCGTCATGGATTTCTGAGGAGGTGAAGACAGAGGCCTCAGAGGTCATCAGTGTCTCAGCAAAGGAGATGAAAACTTCTGATGGGCTGCAGGAGAATGCAGAAATCTTCACCTTTGAAGACGTCCGGTCTGAGCAGTCAGAGTCCAACCTGGTTCAAATTACAGTTTCAGAATCTTCAACTGCATCTTTAGCTGTG TCTACGTTGGGATGggtttcctcatctcaaaag GCATCACCTGATCAGCAGGAGAAGGCAGTGGTTGCCGTGGAGACAGAAGCAGAATCAGCCAAATTGACAGCACCAACG AGTCCTGACGTTGTGGAGGTGGCTACCAAAGACATGCCTGTGgtccacacagagacaaagacTATCACCTATGAAGCTGCAGAG